The following coding sequences are from one Triticum aestivum cultivar Chinese Spring chromosome 5A, IWGSC CS RefSeq v2.1, whole genome shotgun sequence window:
- the LOC123106494 gene encoding cationic amino acid transporter 1, which yields MAPGEATDVGMRRPAGCCGGGVFPEDSFASWGAYGRALLETGPRLRDRLTARSAVDVEVHAVRGRSGADMRRELNWWDLAWFGVGAVIGAGIFVLTGQEAKEAAGPAVVLSYAVSGISAMLSVFCYTEFAIEIPVAGGSFAYLRVELGDFMAFIAAGNILLEYCIGGAAVARSWTSYFATLLNHHPNDFRIHATSLAEDYNRLDPIAVVVITLICLFAVLSTKGSSRFNYILSIVHFAVIIFIIGAGLSKAKLSNFTAEFAPYGARGIFAASAVLFFAYIGFDAVSTMAEETKNPAKDIPVGLVGAMALTTVVYCILAVTLCLMQPYRDIDPDAPFSVAFSAVGMDWAKYIVAFGALKGMTTVLLVSAVGQARYLTHIARTHMAPPCLAVVSPRWGTPVRATVTMLTATAIIAFFTDLGILSNLLSISTLFIFMLVAVALLVHRYYASGETTAANRNKLVSCVAVILAASVGTAVYWGVAVDGGWAAYVVTVPAWFAATLYLHLGVPKARVPKMWGVPLVPWLPSASIFINIFLLGSIDAKSFMRFAIWTVALLVYYFFVGLHASYDTAKVLAAEAAAARVEEGGHKAVEIAGASS from the exons ATGGCGCCCGGCGAGGCGACGGACGTCGGCATGCGCCGGCCCGCCGGGTGCTGCGGCGGCGGCGTCTTCCCGGAGGATTCGTTCGCGAGCTGGGGCGCGTACGGGCGCGCGCTGCTGGAGACGGGGCCGCGGCTCAGGGACCGGCTCACGGCGCGCTCCGCCGTAGACGTCGAGGTGCACGCCGTCCGCGGCCGCAGCGGCGCCGACATGCGCCGGGAGCTCAACTGGTGGGACCTCGCGTGGTTCGGCGTCGGCGCCGTCATCGGGGCCGGCATCTTCGTGCTCACCGGCcaggaggccaaggaggccgctggCCCCGCCGTCGTGCTCTCCTACGCCGTCTCCGGCATCTCGGCCATGCTCTCCGTGTTCTGCTACACCGAGTTCGCCATCGAGATCCCAGTCGCAG GCGGTTCGTTCGCGTACCTGCGGGTGGAGCTGGGCGACTTCATGGCCTTCATCGCCGCCGGCAACATCCTGCTCGAGTACTGCatcggcggcgcggcggtggcgcgctCCTGGACCTCCTACTTCGCCACGCTGCTCAACCACCACCCCAACGACTTCCGCATCCACGCCACGTCGCTCGCCGAGGACTACAACCGCCTCGACCccatcgccgtcgtcgtcatcacgCTCATCTGCCTCTTCGCCGTGCTCAGCACCAAGGGCTCCTCCCGCTTCAACTACATCCTCTCCATCGTCCACTTCgccgtcatcatcttcatcatcggcGCCGGCCTCTCCAAGGCCAAGCTCTCCAACTTCACCGCCGAGTTCGCGCCCTACGGCGCCCGCGGCATCTTCGCCGCGTCCGCGGTGCTCTTCTTCGCCTACATCGGCTTCGACGCCGTCAGCACCATGGCCGAGGAGACCAAGAACCCGGCCAAGGACATCCCCGTGGGGCTCGTCGGCGCCATGGCGCTCACCACCGTCGTCTACTGCATTCTCGCCGTCACGCTCTGCCTCATGCAGCCGTACCGGGACATCGACCCCGACGCGCCCTTCTCCGTCGCCTTCAGCGCCGTCGGCATGGACTGGGCCAAGTACATCGTGGCCTTCGGCGCGCTCAAGGGGATGACCACCGTGCTGCTCGTCAGCGCCGTGGGCCAGGCCAGGTACCTCACCCACATCGCGCGGACGCACATggcgccgccgtgcctcgccgtcGTGTCCCCGCGCTGGGGAACGCCGGTGCGCGCCACAGTCACGATGCTCACCGCCACGGCCATCATCGCGTTCTTCACCGACCTCGGCATCCTCTCCAACCTCCTCTCCATCTCCACGCTCTTCATCTTCATGCTCGTCGCCGTCGCACTGCTCGTCCACCGCTACTACGCCTCCGGTGAAACCACCGCCGCCAACCGTAACAAGCTCGTCTCGTGCGTCGCCGTGATCCTCGCCGCCTCCGTCGGTACAGCGGTGTACTGGGGCGTGGCGGTGGACGGCGGGTGGGCGGCATACGTGGTGACCGTGCCGGCGTGGTTCGCGGCGACGCTTTACCTGCACCTCGGGGTGCCAAAGGCGAGGGTGCCAAAGATGTGGGGGGTGCCGCTGGTGCCGTGGCTGCCGTCGgcgtccatcttcatcaacatcttcctGCTCGGATCCATCGATGCAAAGTCTTTCATGAGGTTCGCGATATGGACGGTGGCGTTGCTCGTGTACTACTTCTTCGTCGGCCTCCACGCCTCCTACGACACTGCCAAGGTGCTCGCGGCCGAGGCTGCCGCCGCCAGGGTGGAAGAAGGCGGCCACAAGGCCGTGGAAATTGCCGGAGCTAGCAGCTAA
- the LOC123106495 gene encoding brain acid soluble protein 1 has protein sequence MTSEPETPRITELHVRMDCNGCVHKMRKTLTGIDGVGEVHVDQANHKITVVGIADPARIVKAIRKANRVPAICSHTDPAAPAPPAEGGEAPAAAPAPPAGGGEAPAAAPAPPAGGGEAPPAAPAPPAEGEAPVADVPPPPPAEEAPAEPTAAENKEAPPSAGAPATSMIYMVRDCPYSHHAYRGHWATHPSNIHGVRYEYDDAAPYYAAHSRSYSPPRISEYGHVGSSAQEGRCYYHPAAARGRGDGSQITSMFSEENPNACSIA, from the exons ATGACTTCCGAACCAGAG ACACCGCGAATAACCGAGCTCCATGTAAGGATGGACTGCAACGGGTGCGTGCACAAGATGAGGAAGACCCTGACCGGCATTGACGGTGTAGGCGAGGTACATGTTGATCAAGCGAACCACAAGATCACGGTGGTGGGGATCGCCGATCCTGCGAGGATCGTCAAGGCCATCAGGAAGGCCAACAGGGTTCCCGCCATCTGCTCGCACACCGACCCTGCAGCTCCGGCGCCACCCGCCGAAGGGGGAGAAGCCCCGGCTGCAGCTCCGGCGCCACCCGCGGGAGGGGGAGAAGCCCCGGCTGCAGCTCCGGCGCCACCCGCGGGAGGGGGAGAAGCCCCGCCTGCAGCTCCGGCGCCACCCGCGGAAGGGGAAGCCCCGGTTGCTGATgtgcctccgcctccgcctgcagAAGAGGCACCAGCAGAACCCACCGCGGCAGAGAACAAAGAGGCGCCACCATCGGCTGGAGCACCAGCCACCTCCATGATATACATGGTGCGTGACTGCCCATACAGCCACCATGCGTACAGAGGTCATTGGGCAACCCATCCGAGCAACATTCATGGCGTCAGATATGAATATGATGATGCTGCACCATATTACGCAGCACATAGTCGTAGCTACAGTCCTCCTCGCATATCAGAGTACGGCCATGTGGGCTCTTCAGCCCAAGAAGGAAGATGCTACTACCATCCAGCGGCTGCTAGGGGAAGAGGAGATGGGAGCCAGATCACTTCGATGTTCAGCGAGGAGAACCCCAACGCATGCAGCATAGCATAA
- the LOC123102188 gene encoding U3 snoRNP-associated protein-like YAOH, producing MAPRGNRSSKKPPPPPRGKGKGKRPSAAAAGDDPFFESEPKRRRARADEDIESGDSDDDTLALGGAVAGGDEEEEEEEEKETAGEKRLRMTKEYLERIADAVKRNKEEEEEDDDEDDDEDDGLPGGRRVAKLLRKKQLVESGRQRLSLAARVLPPGQQDGFKFIAKHRQPVTAVALSKDSDKGFSASKDGVILHWDVETGQSEKYLWPTEKVLVSHHAKAPLSKKRSQQVLALAVSSDGRYLATGGFDRHIHLWDVRSREHIQAFSGHRGPVSCLAFGLDSSELFSGSYDRSIMQWNAEDRTYMHCLYGHQGEILTTDALSKDRLLTVARDRTMHLWKIPEESQLVFRAPAVSLECCCFIDDKEYLSGSDDGSLELWSVMRKKPTHIIKNAHPALAPSSLDSADEKLPKENGICKPQSLSSAHSWISAVAARKGSDLAASGAANGVVRLWTIQPDSKGMQPLFDLPLDGFVNSLAIAKSGRFIVAGVGREPRLGKWGRVATAKNGVAIHRLSLQDDSEDL from the exons ATGGCGCCGCGCGGCAACCGCAGCAGcaagaagccgccgccgccgccgcggggcaagggcaagggcaagcgcccctccgccgccgccgccggagacgacCCCTTCTTCGAGTCGGAGCCCaagcgccgccgcgcccgcgcggACGAGGACATCGAGAgcggggacagcgacgacgacACCCTCGCGCTGGGCGGCGCCGTCGCGGGcggggatgaggaggaggaggaggaggaggagaaggagacggCCGGGGAGAAGAGGTTGCGGATGACCAAGGAGTACCTGGAGAGGATCGCCGACGCGGTGAAGAGGaacaaggaggaagaggaggaggacgacgacgaagatgacgacgaggatgatggtTTGCCCGGGGGGAGGCGGGTCGCCAAGCTCCTCCGGAAGAAGCAGCTCGTGGAGAGCGGCAGGCAGCGCCTGAGCCTCGCCGCAAG GGTGTTACCACCTGGCCAGCAGGATGGATTCAAATTTATAGCCAAGCACCGGCAGCCAGTGACTGCCGTTGCTTTGTCGAAGGACAGCGACAAGGGGTTTTCGGCATCCAAAGATGGAGTTATCCTCCATTGGGATGTCGAGACCGGGCAAAGCGAGAAGTATTTGTGGCCAACTGAAAAGGTGTTGGTTTCTCACCATGCTAAAGCTCCTCTCTCTAAGAAGAGAAGCCAGCAGGTGCTTGCACTGGCTGTTAGTTCCGATGGGCGATACTTGGCCACTGGTGGCTTCGATAGGCATATCCATTTGTGGGATGTTCGATCACGGGAGCACATACAG GCATTCAGTGGACATAGAGGGCCCGTATCCTGTCTTGCTTTCGGCCTGGACTCTTCAGAGCTATTCTCTGGTTCTTATGATCGTTCAATAATGCAGTGGAATGCTGAAGATAGAACATACATGCACTGCCTATATGGTCATCAGGGTGAAATATTGACAACTGACGCACTCAGCAAAGATAGACTTCTGACTGTAGCACGGGATAGAAcaatgcatctttggaag ATACCGGAGGAGTCACAGTTAGTCTTTCGTGCTCCTGCTGTGTCTTTGGAGTGCTGCTGCTTTATCGATGACAAGGAATATTTGTCTGGATCAGATGATGGAAGCCTCGAGCTTTGGAGTGTTATGAGAAAGAAACCTACTCACATAATAAAAAATGCCCATCCAGCATTAGCTCCTAGTTCACTTGACAGTGCTGATGAAAAGTTGCCCAAAG AAAATGGAATTTGTAAGCCTCAAAGCCTTTCATCAGCTCATTCATGGATTAGTGCTGTTGCTGCAAGAAAAGGTTCTGATCTGGCTGCGTCTGGAGCAGCTAATGGTGTTGTTCGCCTTTGGACAATTCAACCTGATTCAAAAGGGATGCAGCCATTGTTCGACTTGCCACTG GATGGCTTTGTCAATTCTCTTGCAATAGCAAAATCAGGACGCTTCATTGTTGCTGGTGTTGGCCGA gAACCTCGTCTTGGAAAATGGGGCCGAGTCGCAACAGCAAAGAATGGGGTTGCAATTCATCGGCTCAGTCTACAAGATGACTCTGAAGATTTGTAA